The following proteins are co-located in the Manihot esculenta cultivar AM560-2 chromosome 9, M.esculenta_v8, whole genome shotgun sequence genome:
- the LOC110623373 gene encoding uncharacterized protein LOC110623373: MCLMEETMSSELEFSELRKQSIRQTLDQLHDRASSILMLTLRLKEIEEHFEPTHNAVEDRANELLVIQVSVEQNLEEVKKREKELEVVRESVNARLAEIVAREKEFESSQRKEIEEKRIMIEWVDKSRGELEVISDSIERKLRELKDVEKKFELFDITIQEKAYEIRVFDREVNERLAGIEVKEKECENFFSALKVKEKQVEERSKELALKDEHFSRQCIELQLKEGNLGKQDTELKLKVEKTEERFRVLELKEKQIQTRCEEMELENKKLVERCEELALKEKQLESRRRELQLEDMEFAKRVKQFELKERELEESVKKFYLKEKQLVNGHMTHVKIEPPQSHGVNIHLSAPMDGKSLQMFLNDHCEDHDLMRNTVLNALRLSSDPAKLVLDAMEGFYPPNLKKGDLDFEEAVVRRSCIVLLEQLKSISPEIRPDITKEATRLARDWMKKMKVDAKHSLEVFRFLQLLATYGLASVFDTDELLTCLGTVAQHTQAPELFRILGLTEKISEFLQNLISKNKLIEAVRFIYAFEKINEFPPAPLLEKYLEDSKSSDRSIQAQIEATNKRIINIRAALRCTEDDKIESRKSPEKLKQQIRCLEDANSLREALLAAKPPYDENKCFGPQIVAAASCSLAPQSESIRSPAPITPTKGSTTGPSSSPPRQQSGTKRHRTAVSVKYDPSALDGAASAVTTPSSSPIANSTTTAANTAETITSSPATAIVAAPITTSSPPADAPTAASAFSSATTVSTVAPITAASISLTVGSRIIAIPETGTDDQISKKRPRISGKPQTTCVDTSRIVHPRQSRLQQSASQFMVNGAPCATAIHYDSSGYPPLYMQFSYPYYNSGYYWRPYLVTHKESRLASMEEKLSSELKLSESRLQGFRQSFDQLQDRASSFLLLTLQWKDLEDHFASSRNVIEQLIAEQHSIEESVQQKLEDVKKREKDLELVQESVRERCREIEAKEKDFELTQRKEIEERKRENKRIEKSRRELEVERESIETKLREIKDAEEKPELFNDSIEKRVAEVRVRLSESEVKEKQCEKFANELKLKEEQLEERCKELAVKEENFSRRILEKEKKLDEKYKELRVKSEKIDEKFNEFELKEKQMKARLEELSVKNEKIDKKFKELELKEKQITAQCKDVKSEKGKFVERCKELKVKERQLEEQCRELEVKEKYNIRQKIEPPSITVVNNAVDYPMDAILHFSVNMDGKALQIFLNEHRGEYDSIRNEVLVALGFSSDPAKLVLDAMQGFYPSHLKKGDMEFEEGVVRRSCILLLEQLMKISPEIRPYVKKEAMGLAFDWRTKVKGDAEHSLEVLGFLLLLASYGLASAFDDDDLLTQLEIVAKHSQAPELLRVLGFADKIICKFLGFKLHVLVVTWKSLHMPIRVCACVDECCLIFPFGSSLVLKLLWSLKNFICFIQNLIRKKQQLEAIKFIYRFELVNDFPPVPLLEAYLKNSKIAVKRFRKVKKSLQGQTEATKRRIADLRCAVRCIEEFNIECRPLLGKLKQMIDALGKQISNEKTRLAALARKKQENKKKHLPPRVSVADAPVAPKSASATSVSLISFPSTTPNSMPAPKTQSQKCSGSKHPCTALSAKDVVNPCPVADQATCAVPFDAKVQQSLLGDSPVENKEASPSLDPQHEPKSFSLNKSKEDVRLLLNKHENNDLARGEIAAALRLACDPGKLVLDMINASYPFNLKANNAKLGVSEKKCILLLEQLRIVSPQINPDLKEEARKVALHWETILAKKKNYRLVIGFLQFLAGYGLASTSNADKLLSLLDADEWRSKEATELFQVLGLADMLPNFIQKLIEEEQQIEAVKYIYAFDMIDKFPPVPILKDYLSNSSKHNVEQLSKKKRKSIGEQIQAIDKELKALKAMFKCITDYKIDGLSSAKLKEQISQLLKQKEEKVQMIENSKAKIRPGSSSESNADLRQQSGNKRPRIHAEDPPRASSHGTYAVHSMRPSQPPPPGFFPIHGVPHMNPPRSHYNLAGYPPKYNMQLNSYNADVTYSYHWTHVNSGHRNPLPFGSL, encoded by the exons ATGTGCCTGATGGAGGAGACGATGTCCTCTGAATTGGAATTCAGCGAGTTAAGGAAGCAAAGCATCCGCCAAACACTCGATCAACTTCACGATCGCGCTTCTTCGATTCTAATGCTTACGCTTCGATTGAAGGAGATAGAAGAGCACTTTGAGCCCACCCACAATGCTGTCGAAGATCGCGCCAACGAGCTCCTTGTAATCCAGGTATCAGTGGAACAAAATTTGGAGGAGGTTAAGAAGAGAGAGAAGGAATTGGAAGTAGTTCGAGAATCTGTAAATGCGAGGCTTGCAGAGATTGTGGCCAGAGAGAAGGAGTTTGAGTCGAGCCAAAGGAAGGAGATCGAAGAGAAGAGGATAATGATTGAGTGGGTTGACAAATCAAGGGGAGAGCTTGAGGTCATCAGTGATTCAATAGAGAGGAAGTTGAGAGAGCTTAAAGATGTTGAGAAGAAGTTTGAGTTGTTTGACATTACGATTCAAGAGAAAGCTTATGAGATTAGGGTTTTTGATAGGGAGGTTAATGAGAGATTGGCTGGGATTGAAGTGAAAGAGAAGGAATGCGAAAACTTCTTCAGTGCGTTAAAAGTGAAAGAGAAACAAGTTGAGGAGCGTTCCAAAGAGCTTGCACTCAAGGATGAGCATTTTAGTAGACAGTGTATAGAACTACAATTAAAGGAAGGGAATCTTGGGAAACAAGACACCGAACTCAAACTGAAAGTCGAGAAGACTGAGGAGAGATTCAGAGTGCTCGAATTGAAGGAGAAGCAAATTCAAACACGATGTGAAGAAATGGAGCTGGAAAACAAAAAGCTTGTGGAGCGATGTGAAGAACTTGCTTTGAAGGAGAAGCAACTTGAAAGTCGTCGTAGAGAGCTTCAATTGGAAGATATGGAGTTCGCAAAACGGGTAAAACAATTTGAATTAAAGGAGAGGGAACTGGAAGAAAGTgttaagaaattttatttgaaagaaaagcaattagTTAATGGCCATATGACCCATGTTAAGATTGAACCACCACAATCTCATGGGGTTAACATTCATCTTTCTGCGCCTATGGATGGAAAGTCCTTGCAAATGTTCTTAAATGATCATTGTGAGGATCATGATTTGATGAGGAACACAGTCCTTAATGCTCTGAGACTCTCATCAGACCCTGCAAAGCTTGTTTTGGATGCAATGGAAGGGTTTTATCCCCCCAATTTGAAGAAAGGGGATTTGGACTTTGAAGAAGCAGTTGTTAGAAGGAGCTGCATTGTCTTGTTAGAACAATTGAAGAGCATATCGCCGGAAATTAGGCCCGATATTACAAAAGAAGCAACGAGACTTGCCCGTGATTGGATGAAAAAAATGAAGGTAGATGCCAAACATTCTCTCGAGGTCTTTAGATTTTTGCAACTTTTGGCTACTTATGGCTTGGCATCTGTCTTTGACACTGACGAGCTCTTAACCTGTTTGGGGACTGTAGCACAACATACCCAGGCTCCTGAATTATTTCGCATCCTGGGTTTGACAGAAAAGATATCTG AATTTCTTCAAAATCTAATCAGTAAGAACAAACTCATTGAGGCCGTTAGGTTCATTTATGCATTTGAGAAGATCAACGAGTTCCCACCTGCACCGTTGTTGGAAAAATATTTGGAGGATTCCAAGAGTTCTGACAGATCAATTCAAGCGCAG ATTGAGGCCACCAACAAAAGAATTATTAATATAAGAGCTGCACTGAGATGTACTGAAGATGACAAGATTGAATCTAGAAAGTCACCCGAGAAACTGAAGCAACAAATTCGATGCCTGGAAGATGCAAATTCCCTTAGGGAAGCTCTGTTGGCAGCTAAACCACCATATGATGAAAATAAATGTTTTGGCCCCCAGATTGTTGCTGCTGCCAGTTGTAGCCTTGCACCTCAATCTGAGTCCATCAGAAGTCCTGCGCCCATCACTCCAACTAAGGGCTCTACCACTGGACCCTCCTCTTCCCCACCACGACAGCAGAGTGGAACTAAGCGTCATCGGACAGCtgtctcagtaaaatatgatccaAGTGCATTGGATGGTGCTGCTTCTGCTGTTACCACGCCATCATCCTCTCCAATTGCTAACTCCACTACTACCGCTGCTAATACTGCTGAAACAATCACCTCCTCTCCGGCAACTGCTATCGTGGCTGCGCCCATCACAACCTCCTCTCCCCCAGCTGACGCCCCTACCGCTGCATCTGCCTTCTCCTCTGCAACCACCGTTAGCACTGTTGCCCCCATTACAGCCGCCTCCATCTCCCTAACCGTTGGGTCGCGTATAATTGCTATCCCTGAGACTGGAACAGATGATCAGATTAGCAAGAAGCGACCTCGAATATCAGGGAAGCCTCAGACCACTTGTGTTGATACTAGTCGCATTGTTCATCCAAGGCAATCGCGTCTTCAGCAGTCAGCAAGTCAGTTTATGGTTAATGGTGCACCCTGTGCAACAGCTATACATTATGATTCGAGTGGCTACCCCCCTTTATACATGCAGTTCAGCTACCCGTATTATAATTCTGGTTACTATTGGAGGCCTTA TCTTGTGACACACAAAGAATCT CGTTTGGCTTCAATGGAGGAGAAGCTTTCCTCTGAGTTGAAACTCTCCGAGTCAAGGTTACAAGGCTTTCGCCAATCCTTCGATCAACTTCAAGATCGCGCTTCTTCCTTTCTCTTGCTTACCCTTCAATGGAAGGACTTAGAGGATCACTTTGCCTCCAGTCGCAATGTCATCGAACAACTCATCGCCGAGCAGCATTCTATCGAAGAGTCGGTTCAACAGAAATTGGAAGACGTCAAGAAGCGAGAGAAGGATTTGGAACTTGTTCAAGAATCTGTGAGAGAGAGGTGTAGAGAGATTGAGGCCAAAGAGAAGGATTTTGAATTGACACAAAGGAAGGAGATTGAGGAGAGGAAGAGAGAAAATAAGCGGATTGAGAAATCAAGGAGAGAGCTTGAGGTTGAGAGAGAGTCTATAGAGACGAAATTGAGAGAGATTAAAGATGCTGAGGAGAAACCTGAGTTGTTTAATGACTCAATTGAGAAGAGGGTTGCAGAAGTTAGAGTGCGTTTGAGCGAGTCTGAAGTGAAAGAGAAGCAGTGTGAGAAATTTGCCAATGAATTGAAGTTGaaagaggaacaacttgaagAGCGCTGCAAAGAACTTGCGGTCAAAGAAGAAAATTTTAGCAGGCGCATTTTGGAAAAGGAGAAGAAACTTGATGAAAAATACAAAGAACTGAGAGTGAAAAGTGAGAAGATTGATGAGAAATTTAACGAGTTTGAGTTGAAGGAGAAACAAATGAAAGCACGGCTCGAAGAATTAAGCGTGAAAAATGAGAAGATTGATAAGAAATTTAAGGAGCTTGAATTGAAGGAGAAGCAAATTACAGCACAATGTAAGGACGTGAAATCGGAAAAAGGGAAATTTGTGGAACGATGTAAAGAGCTTAAAGTGAAGGAGAGACAACTTGAAGAACAGTGCAGAGAATTGGAAGTGAAAGAGAAATATAATATCCGCCAGAAGATTGAGCCACCGAGCATCACTGTGGTTAACAATGCTGTGGACTATCCCATGGATGCTATTCTTCATTTTTCTGTGAACATGGATGGGAAGGCCTTGCAGATTTTCTTAAATGAGCATCGAGGGGAGTATGATTCCATTAGGAATGAGGTACTAGTTGCTCTAGGATTCTCATCCGATCCTGCAAAGCTTGTATTGGATGCAATGCAAGGGTTTTATCCTTCCCATTTGAAGAAGGGAGATATGGAGTTCGAAGAAGGGGTTGTTAGAAGGAGTTGCATTCTCTTATTAGAGCAACTGATGAAAATTTCACCAGAAATTAGGCCTTATGTGAAAAAAGAAGCAATGGGACTTGCCTTTGATTGGAGAACAAAAGTTAAGGGAGATGCCGAGCATTCTCTTGAGGTCTTGGGATTTTTGCTGCTTTTAGCTTCTTATGGACTGGCCTCTgcttttgatgatgatgatctCTTAACTCAATTGGAGATTGTTGCAAAACATAGCCAGGCTCCTGAATTATTACGTGTCCTGGGTTTTGCAGATAAGATAATTTGTAAGTTTCTGGGGTTTAAGCTTCATGTACTAGTGGTTACATGGAAGTCCTTACATATGCCTATACGCGTGTGTGCATGTGTTGATGAATGTTGTCTTATATTTCCTTTTGGCAGCTCTCTAGTTTTGAAATTGCTATGGTCCTTGAAGAACTTCATTT GTTTTATTCAAAATCTTATCAGAAAGAAGCAGCAGCTTGAGGccatcaaatttatttataggtTTGAGCTAGTTAATGATTTCCCACCTGTTCCTTTATTGGAAGCTTACTTAAAGAATTCGAAGATTGCTGTCAAAAGGTTCAGAAAGGTAAAAAAATCACTTCAAGGACAG ACTGAGGCCACAAAGAGAAGAATAGCTGATCTGAGGTGTGCAGTAAGATGCATTGAAGAATTCAATATTGAATGTCGACCCTTACTTGGAAAGCTTAAGCAAATGATAGATGCTTTGGGGAAACAAATCTCAAATGAGAAAACAAGGTTGGCTGCCCTAGCACGTAAGAAACAGGAGAATAAGAAGAAACATTTGCCCCCTAGAGTTTCTGTAGCTGATGCCCCCGTTGCCCCTAAATCTGCATCCGCCACAAGTGTGTCTCTTATCAGTTTCCCATCAACCACTCCAAATTCTATGCCTGCCCCTAAGACTCAATCACAAAAGTGCAGTGGAAGTAAACATCCTTGTACAGCTCTGTCAGCAAAAGACGTTGTAAATCCATGTCCTGTTGCTGATCAAG CAACCTGCGCTGTTCCTTTCGATGCCAAGGTTCAGCAATCCTTGTTAGGAGATTCACCAGTAGAAAACAAGGAGGCTTCTCCATCCCTGGATCCTCAGCATGAGCCTAAATCCTTTTCTTTGAACAAGAGTAAGGAGGATGTCAGACTGTTACTTAACAAACATGAAAATAATGATTTAGCACGTGGTGAGATTGCTGCTGCTCTTCGACTTGCATGTGATCCGGGAAAGCTTGTTTTAGATATGATAAATGCTTCCTATCCTTTCAACTTGAAGGCAAATAATGCCAAGTTAGGAGTTTCAGAAAAGAAGTGTATTTTGTTGCTGGAGCAGTTGAGGATTGTCTCACCGCAGATTAATCCTGATTTAAAAGAAGAGGCAAGAAAAGTTGCACTTCATTGGGAAACAATTttggcaaagaaaaaaaattatcgtTTGGTTATAGGTTTCCTGCAGTTTTTAGCTGGCTATGGATTGGCATCTACTTCCAATGCAGACAAACTTCTTAGTCTTCTGGATGCTGATGAGTGGCGTAGTAAAGAGGCCACCGAGTTGTTTCAAGTACTTGGTTTAGCAGACATGCTCCCAA ATTTTATTCAAAAGCTTATTGAGGAGGAGCAGCAAATAGAGGCTGTTAAATATATCTATGCATTCGATATGATCGACAAGTTCCCACCAGTACCCATTTTAAAGGATTATTTGAGCAATTCTTCCAAACACAATGTTGAGCAATTGtccaagaaaaagagaaaatccATTGGAGAACAG ATTCAGGCCATTGACAAAGAGCTAAAAGCATTGAAAGCTATGTTCAAATGCATCACGGATTACAAGATTGATGGCCTCTCGTCTGCAAAACTTAAAGAACAAATTTCCCAACTGCTAAAACAGAAAGAAGAGAAAGTTCAAATGATTGAAAATTCAAAAGCCAAAATCAGACCTGGTTCCTCGTCTGAATCTAATGCTGACCTGCGACAGCAGAGTGGAAATAAGCGTCCTAGAATTCATGCAGAGGATCCTCCAAGAGCATCCAGTCATGGGACATATGCAGTTCATTCAATGCGACCTTCCCAGCCGCCGCCGCCAGGTTTCTTTCCGATTCATGGTGTTCCTCACATGAATCCACCGCGCAGTCACTATAACTTGGCAGGGTATCCTCCTAAATATAATATGCAGTTGAACTCCTACAATGCTGATGTCACTTACTCGTATCACTGGACACATGTCAATTCTGGACACAGGAACCCATTGCCCTTTGGAAGTCTCTAG
- the LOC110622122 gene encoding bifunctional 3-dehydroquinate dehydratase/shikimate dehydrogenase, chloroplastic, translated as MLLGLFYILPCQYAQSQQSTTLYIYICLVACYTVHQRHFLLCLHFYLLMGPAGVLSSSPMVCAPLMAQSVEQMIADMHSAKKQGADVAEVRLDHINNFQPRQDLETILRNKPLPVLIVCRPKWEGGLYEGDEHKRLDALRLAYELGADYIDYDLKVASGVIEELKKTHQTGSKVIVSCYLNGPTPSRENLSRLIGVMQATGADIIKLVSSANDITELERIFHLFVHFQVPIIAYSVGERGLISQILAPKFGGFLVYGSMGGSSVSGLPSLDSLRETYKVESINSDTKVFGLVSKPVGHSKGPILHNPTFRHVNYNGIYVPMFVDDLKEFFSVYLSPDYAGFSVGFPYKEAVVEFCDEVHPLAKSIGAVNTIIRRPGDGKLIGYNTDCEASITAVEDALKEQGHINCRESLGCSLTGRQFVVVGAGGAGRALAFGAKSRGARIIIFDINFERAKSLAHGVSGEARLFESLVQFQPENGAILANATPLGMHPNTDRIPVAEETLGIYQLVFDAVYTPRKTRLLKEAEAAGAITVSGVEMFLRQAIGQFNLFTGKEAPKDFMRAIVLDKF; from the exons ATGTTGCTTGGGCTGTTTTATATCCTTCCCTGTCAATACGCCCAATCTCAACAATCCACtactttgtacatatacatctGCTTAGTTGCTTGCTATACTGTTCATCAACGTCACTTCTTGTTGTGCCTTCATTTTTATCTTCTAATGGGTCCTGCTGGAGTGTTAAGTAGTTCTCCAATGGTTTGTGCTCCATTAATGGCCCAATCTGTTGAGCAAATGATTGCTGACATGCACAGTGCAAAGAAACAGGGTGCTGACGTTGCAGAGGTCAGATTGGACCATATCAACAACTTCCAGCCTCGCCAGGACCTCGAGACCATCCTCAGAAACAAGCCATTGCCGGTGCTCATCGTGTGCCG GCCAAAATGGGAAGGTGGTCTTTATGAAGGAGATGAACACAAAAGATTGGATGCACTTCGTTTGGCttatgagttgggagctgattaCATTGATTATGACCTCAAG GTGGCTTCTGGTGTGATAGAAGAACTGAAAAAGACACATCAAACTGGTAGCAAAGTTATTGTGTCATGTTATTTGAATGGTCCGACGCCTTCGAGGGAAAATCTTAGCCGCCTGATTGGGGTCATGCAAGCTACTGGAGCAGATATTATCAAACTTGTTTCCAGTGCAAATGATATTACAGAACTGGAAAGGATTTTCCATTTGTTTGTACATTTTCAG GTTCCAATAATTGCATACTCAGTAGGGGAAAGAGGTCTCATAAGCCAGATATTGGCTCCAAAATTTGGTGGTTTTTTAGTCTATGGTTCCATGGGAGGAAGTTCAGTTTCCGGTCTGCCTTCTTTAGACAGCCTTAGAGAAACCTATAAGGTTGAGTCCATAAACTCAGATACTAAAGTTTTTGGTCTAGTTTCTAAACCAGTTGGCCACAGCAAAGGCCCCATACTGCATAATCCTACCTTCAGACATGTGAACTATAATGGCATTTATGTTCCAATGTTCGTCGATGATCTCAAGGAATTCTTTAGCGTTTACTTGAGCCCTGACTATGCCGGTTTTAG TGTTGGATTTCCATACAAGGAAGCTGTTGTTGAGTTTTGTGATGAAGTCCATCCACTTGCTAAG TCTATAGGTGCTGTGAACACCATTATCAGGAGGCCTGGTGATGGGAAGCTGATAGGTTATAATACAGATTGTGAGGCTTCAATAACTGCTGTTGAAGATGCTTTAAAAG AACAAGGACACATCAACTGCAGAGAATCTCTTGGCTGTTCACTAACTGGAAGACAATTTGTGGTAGTTGGTGCTGGAGGGGCCGGAAGAGCACTTGCATTTGGTGCTAAAAGTAGAGGAGCCCGAATAATCATTTTCGATATCAATTTTG AGAGGGCAAAGTCTCTAGCTCATGGTGTTTCGGGCGAAGCTCGGCTTTTTGAAAGTCTAGTTCAGTTTCAGCCAGAGAATGGAGCAATCCTTGCAAATGCAACACCATTAGGAATGCATCCAAATACAGATAGAATTCCTGTGGCTGAG gaAACCTTGGGGATCTATCAGCTGGTGTTTGATGCTGTCTATACACCTAGAAAAACCAGACTATTAAAGGAAGCTGAAGCAGCAGGAGCAATCACAGTGAGTGGGGTTGAAATGTTCCTCAGGCAGGCAATTGGCCAGTTCAACCTCTTCACCGGCAAAGAAG CTCCTAAAGATTTCATGCGAGCGATTGTCTTAGACAAGTTCTGA
- the LOC110622389 gene encoding bifunctional 3-dehydroquinate dehydratase/shikimate dehydrogenase, chloroplastic, which yields MLNTFKLATIKSLTTLLRTVTRLPGVLRPAPPPPSSSAMGSLPFTMSDLQLSSKEVQGSPTLLCTPLMGTAVDQMLIEMQRAKDIGADVVEIRLDCLKNFSPRQDLETLIKQSPLPTLVTYRPSWEGGQYEGDETKRQDALRLAMQLGATYVDIELQVAHDFNNSISGSKPDNFKVIVSSHNFHNTPSAEAIANLVARIQATGADIVKIATTALDITDCARIFQIMVHSQVPIIGIVMGERGLISRLLSPKFGGFLTYGALEAGGVSASGQPTAKDLLDLYNFRLIRPDTKVYGIIGKPVGHSKSPLLFNASFKSVGLNAVYMHFLVDDVEKFFNTYSSVDFASGCSCTIPHKEVALKCMDEIDPIAKKIGAINNIVRRPDGTLMAYNTDYIGAISAIEDGLRELNGKVPAGTSPLAGKLFVVLGAGGAGKSLAYGGAQKGARVVVANRSYERAKELADKVGGQAMALAEVEHFHPEEGMVLANTTSVGMKPNFDATPLAQHALKHYCLVFDAIYTPKDTRLLREAKESGALVVYGTEMLIRQGFEQYKNFTGLPAPEELFRQLMDKHA from the exons ATGTTAAACACCTTCAAATTAGCTACTATAAAATCACTCACCACCCTTTTACGTACTGTAACTCGGCTTCCAGGAGTCTTAAGGCcagcaccaccaccaccatccTCCTCCGCCATGGGAAGCCTTCCG TTCACAATGTCTGATCTTCAACTGAGTTCTAAAGAAGTTCAGGGCAGTCCTACGTTGTTATGTACTCCACTAATGGGAACCGCTGTCGACCAAATGTTGATTGAGATGCAAAGAGCTAAGGATATCGGAGCTGATGTTGTTGAAATCCGGCTAGACTGCCTGAAAAACTTCAGTCCTCGCCAAGATCTTGAAACCCTCATTAAACAGTCTCCTCTTCCTACCCTGGTCACTTACAG ACCAAGCTGGGAAGGTGGTCAATATGAGGGTGATGAAACCAAGAGACAGGATGCACTTCGTTTAGCAATGCAGTTGGGAGCTACTTATGTTGATATTGAGCTTCag GTTGCTCATGACTTTAACAATTCAATATCTGGAAGCAAGCCTGATAACTTCAAAGTCATTGTTTCTTCTCACAATTTTCATAATACTCCATCTGCTGAAGCCATTGCCAATCTTGTTGCAAGAATTCAAGCTACTGGAGCTGACATTGTCAAGATTGCAACAACTGCTTTAGACATTACAGATTGTGCTCGTATTTTTCAGATTATGGTGCATTCTCAG GTTCCAATTATTGGAATTGTTATGGGTGAAAGGGGCTTGATTTCGCGTTTGCTTAGCCCCAAGTTTGGTGGATTCCTGACGTACGGTGCCCTGGAGGCAGGTGGTGTATCAGCTTCTGGACAACCAACTGCGAAGGATTTGCTGGATTTATACAACTTCAGGCTTATAAGGCCTGATACCAAAGTGTATGGCATTATTGGGAAACCTGTCGGTCACAGCAAGAGTCCTCTCTTGTTCAATGCATCGTTTAAGTCCGTTGGTCTTAACGCAGTTTACATGCATTTTCTGGTGGATGATGTGGAGAAGTTTTTCAACACCTATTCATCGGTTGATTTTGCTTCTGGATGCAG CTGCACTATCCCCCACAAGGAGGTTGCACTCAAATGCATGGATGAAATTGACCCCATTGCCAAG AAAATTGGAGCAATCAACAATATTGTCAGGAGGCCTGATGGAACTTTAATGGCTTACAACACTGACTACATTGGTGCCATTTCTGCAATCGAGGATGGCCTACGAG AGCTAAATGGGAAAGTCCCAGCAGGTACCTCACCCTTAGCTGGTAAACTGTTCGTAGTTCTGGGCGCTGGTGGTGCTGGAAAGTCACTTGCCTACGGTGGTGCACAAAAAGGAGCTAGAGTTGTAGTTGCCAATCGATCATATG AAAGAGCTAAGGAGCTGGCTGACAAAGTTGGTGGCCAAGCAATGGCACTTGCAGAAGTAGAACATTTCCATCCAGAAGAAGGCATGGTTCTTGCAAATACTACATCTGTGGGAATGAAACCTAACTTTGATGCCACCCCATTAGCACAG CATGCCTTGAAACATTATTGCCTAGTCTTTGATGCCATTTACACACCAAAAGACACAAGACTCTTACGTGAAGCAAAAGAAAGTGGAGCTCTTGTTGTCTATGGAACAGAAATGTTGATTCGCCAAGGTTTTGAACAGTACAAGAACTTCACAGGCTTGCCTG CACCAGAAGAATTATTCAGGCAACTCATGGACAAACATGCATGA